A single region of the Halopiger xanaduensis SH-6 genome encodes:
- a CDS encoding radical SAM protein: MISKGCEQCAKGGKMVLFVYGYCDQRDCFYCPLGENRKNVTNVYANERQVEDDEDVITEAKRMDALGTSITGGEPQEALDRTCHYLELLKDEFGEDHHTHLYTGITGGRENMRRLSEAGLDEIRFHPPYEQWGDLHGTEWEDILYIAREEGLTPAFEIPGIRAEEEFLEFLDEGAADFCNVNEFEMSQGNYRRMQDQGFELKEDHMSAVEGSREDILEVMGDHEQVYFCTSVFKDAAQHRRRLKRMARNVRREFDDVTDDGTLVYGKTYADPERFAELGVPEEFYTVKSNHVEVAWWLLEEMIEEGDLEDGEIVEQYPSYDGQVVERTPLA; encoded by the coding sequence AAGATGGTCCTGTTCGTCTACGGTTACTGCGACCAGCGCGACTGCTTCTACTGCCCGCTCGGCGAGAACCGCAAGAACGTCACCAACGTCTACGCCAACGAGCGACAGGTCGAGGACGACGAGGACGTCATCACCGAGGCCAAGCGGATGGACGCGCTGGGGACCTCGATCACCGGCGGCGAGCCCCAGGAGGCGCTGGACCGAACCTGCCACTACCTCGAACTGCTGAAGGACGAGTTCGGCGAGGACCACCACACCCACCTTTACACCGGCATCACCGGCGGCCGCGAGAACATGCGCCGCCTCTCGGAGGCCGGTCTCGACGAAATTCGGTTCCACCCGCCCTACGAGCAGTGGGGTGACCTCCACGGCACCGAGTGGGAGGACATCCTCTACATCGCCCGCGAGGAAGGGCTGACCCCCGCCTTCGAGATTCCCGGCATCCGCGCCGAGGAGGAGTTCCTCGAGTTCTTGGACGAGGGCGCCGCCGACTTCTGCAACGTCAACGAGTTCGAGATGTCACAGGGCAACTACCGCCGGATGCAGGATCAGGGCTTCGAACTCAAGGAAGACCACATGAGCGCCGTCGAGGGCTCTCGCGAGGACATTCTCGAGGTCATGGGCGACCACGAGCAGGTCTACTTCTGTACCTCCGTCTTCAAGGATGCCGCCCAGCACCGCCGCCGCCTGAAGCGCATGGCCCGCAACGTCCGCCGCGAGTTCGACGACGTCACCGACGACGGGACGCTCGTCTACGGGAAAACGTACGCCGACCCCGAACGCTTCGCGGAACTCGGCGTCCCCGAAGAGTTCTACACCGTCAAATCGAACCACGTCGAGGTCGCCTGGTGGCTCCTCGAGGAGATGATCGAGGAGGGCGACCTCGAGGACGGCGAAATCGTCGAGCAGTATCCGAGTTACGACGGGCAAGTCGTCGAGCGGACGCCGCTAGCGTAG
- a CDS encoding helix-turn-helix transcriptional regulator has protein sequence MRLSPAVTIALTVLLATAALGPIAAAASTPTTGSEAVADRSPSAAPTALDTALVRSSLSDEYDQHAMSTSSPASVQSQTETPLPAADPKQIIRLNVSSNGDVRWEIESRFLIADDDDVATFREFADAVRTGRINTGYDVQLFERYVTQAETVTDREMELRNAGWDEPQIREPESNDLNNGTRIGVITYSVTWTNFATVDDDRIYFGEALQTPDEDTESWLPLYDDQRLVIEPPQNYALETPSSLTWNGPHQFEEEELEIVFLRGPAGPQSMFPGSVWLAGSALGILIAAGIGGYFAYRYAARSERFDLPIDRIPLLERGQSHASETKTRSGSELVGSGGESASGSSADSTAAAAQTQLEYEEPDDDIDPELLSDEERVQRMLKRNGGRMKQAAIVNETGWSNAKVSQLLSQMDDDGEIEKLRIGRENLITLPEVDPTEVD, from the coding sequence ATGCGGTTATCCCCCGCCGTTACGATCGCCCTCACCGTCCTCCTCGCTACGGCCGCTCTGGGACCGATCGCCGCCGCCGCTTCGACACCGACAACCGGTTCAGAAGCGGTGGCCGACCGATCCCCATCAGCGGCGCCCACAGCGCTCGATACTGCTCTCGTTCGTTCCTCCCTCTCTGATGAGTATGATCAGCACGCCATGTCAACCTCGAGTCCCGCTTCGGTTCAGTCCCAGACGGAGACACCCCTCCCCGCCGCCGATCCAAAGCAGATCATTCGACTGAACGTCTCGAGCAACGGCGACGTCCGCTGGGAAATCGAATCCCGATTTCTGATCGCCGATGACGACGACGTAGCCACCTTTCGCGAGTTCGCCGACGCTGTCAGAACGGGACGAATAAATACCGGATACGACGTGCAGCTGTTCGAACGGTACGTCACGCAGGCGGAAACCGTGACGGACCGGGAGATGGAACTTCGAAACGCCGGCTGGGACGAACCGCAGATTAGAGAGCCCGAAAGCAACGATCTCAACAACGGGACGCGAATCGGAGTCATCACGTACTCCGTTACGTGGACGAACTTCGCGACCGTCGACGACGACCGCATTTACTTCGGTGAAGCGTTGCAGACTCCCGACGAGGACACCGAGAGCTGGTTACCGTTGTACGATGACCAACGGCTCGTCATCGAACCCCCGCAGAACTACGCCCTCGAGACGCCCTCCTCGCTCACGTGGAACGGTCCCCACCAGTTCGAGGAAGAAGAACTAGAAATCGTGTTCCTGCGCGGCCCCGCCGGCCCACAATCGATGTTTCCCGGTTCAGTATGGCTCGCCGGGTCGGCGCTCGGAATTCTGATCGCCGCCGGAATCGGCGGCTACTTCGCCTACCGATACGCGGCGCGGTCCGAACGCTTCGACTTACCGATCGATCGGATCCCGCTGCTCGAACGGGGACAGAGCCACGCGTCGGAGACAAAAACGCGATCTGGCTCCGAACTCGTCGGATCCGGTGGCGAATCGGCGTCGGGATCGAGCGCCGACTCGACGGCGGCCGCGGCGCAGACTCAACTCGAGTACGAGGAGCCCGACGACGATATCGATCCCGAACTGTTGAGCGACGAAGAGCGGGTTCAGCGGATGCTCAAACGAAACGGCGGTCGAATGAAACAGGCGGCGATCGTCAACGAAACCGGTTGGTCGAACGCGAAGGTTTCGCAGTTGCTCTCGCAGATGGACGACGACGGCGAGATCGAGAAGTTACGGATCGGTCGGGAGAACCTCATCACGCTGCCGGAAGTCGATCCGACCGAAGTGGATTAA
- a CDS encoding DUF7096 domain-containing protein gives MTRALPALLTVLVLFSLPATVLVGADTEVGTGTQSDGQQTAQQQTPVTVENTTNRLPLEGETMGGYVEHTPDLGTALANADDKLRIDHEQYVIVESEFDEASADEREAMIEAAYNRTQNRTEALEERERDAIEAYVAGEQSETEVLGTIARNYHEAVLLDEAINDLETKSYRTSGYSLPSDRMRADRTILEAHRTELRAGIATTSDSETYSVLFEASANASGYRLSAIDGSNYLTETVRFDNRDPTQPDQFAEYESIDRADSLYPWAADSISGDFPSSQDHSTLKNLYWIEYAHEKGNLEVYLDGGTGHVYREVQVLSVGSLPVAGERTHSEDGIELSLDETPANGPAEITVVDSATDEPESATISIDGFEIGTTDPDDGTHWIVPPSGGEYELQVETPSETLNVTVSSADFRSNTSR, from the coding sequence ATGACCCGCGCGCTACCTGCCCTCCTCACAGTACTCGTCCTCTTTTCCCTTCCTGCGACAGTTCTTGTCGGGGCGGACACCGAGGTCGGAACCGGGACTCAATCCGACGGACAGCAGACCGCCCAACAACAAACGCCGGTTACCGTCGAAAACACGACGAATCGACTCCCGCTCGAGGGGGAAACGATGGGCGGATACGTCGAACACACCCCGGATCTCGGCACGGCGCTCGCAAACGCCGACGACAAGCTTCGAATCGATCATGAACAGTACGTCATCGTCGAGAGCGAGTTTGACGAAGCAAGTGCCGACGAGCGCGAGGCGATGATCGAGGCCGCCTATAATCGGACTCAAAACCGAACTGAAGCGCTTGAGGAACGCGAACGGGACGCTATCGAGGCATACGTCGCCGGGGAACAGAGCGAAACCGAGGTTCTCGGAACGATCGCTCGAAATTACCACGAAGCGGTGCTGTTAGACGAGGCGATTAACGATCTCGAAACCAAGTCCTATCGGACGTCCGGCTACTCCCTGCCGTCCGATCGAATGCGAGCCGATCGAACGATTCTCGAGGCGCACCGCACGGAACTTCGAGCGGGAATCGCGACGACGTCCGACTCCGAGACGTATTCGGTGCTGTTCGAAGCGTCCGCGAACGCGAGCGGCTACCGGCTCTCCGCGATCGACGGCAGTAATTATCTTACCGAAACCGTTCGGTTCGACAATCGCGATCCGACCCAACCCGATCAGTTCGCCGAGTACGAGTCGATCGATCGGGCCGATTCTCTCTATCCGTGGGCTGCCGATTCGATCAGCGGCGATTTCCCGAGTTCGCAGGATCACAGTACACTGAAGAACCTCTACTGGATCGAATACGCTCACGAGAAGGGGAACCTCGAGGTCTATCTCGACGGCGGAACCGGGCACGTGTACCGCGAGGTGCAGGTCCTCTCGGTCGGATCGCTTCCCGTTGCCGGCGAGCGGACGCATTCGGAGGACGGGATCGAACTGTCGCTCGACGAAACGCCGGCGAACGGTCCCGCCGAGATTACCGTCGTCGATTCGGCGACGGACGAGCCGGAATCGGCGACGATTTCGATCGACGGATTCGAGATCGGAACGACTGATCCCGACGACGGGACGCACTGGATCGTCCCGCCGAGCGGCGGGGAGTACGAACTACAGGTCGAGACGCCATCCGAAACCCTCAACGTGACCGTTTCGTCCGCGGATTTTAGGTCGAATACAAGTCGTTAA
- a CDS encoding type IV pilin N-terminal domain-containing protein: MIRRASVCKTPSDRSVSSVVGTILLLVIAVSVAGVILIGVSTWTPESPAMTAFELSADSDRSTITIEHRVGDTIDVRELSITVIVDGTELTEQPPVPFVGATGFDGAPTGPFNAKADPKWSAGERASFAVASTNEPSFKMGDLVRVRLVVDGQVIADLEAVAR, encoded by the coding sequence GTGATCCGGCGAGCGTCGGTTTGCAAGACCCCATCCGATCGAAGCGTCAGTTCCGTTGTCGGAACGATCCTTCTGCTCGTCATCGCGGTCAGCGTCGCGGGCGTCATCTTGATCGGCGTCTCGACGTGGACTCCCGAATCGCCGGCGATGACGGCCTTCGAACTATCGGCCGATAGCGACCGGTCGACGATCACAATCGAACACCGCGTGGGGGACACGATCGACGTTCGAGAACTGTCGATTACGGTGATCGTCGACGGCACGGAACTGACCGAACAGCCACCGGTCCCGTTCGTCGGTGCGACCGGGTTCGACGGCGCGCCGACGGGGCCGTTCAATGCGAAGGCCGATCCCAAGTGGAGCGCCGGCGAGCGAGCGTCGTTCGCCGTTGCGTCAACGAACGAGCCGTCGTTCAAGATGGGCGATCTGGTTCGGGTCAGGCTGGTCGTCGACGGGCAGGTGATCGCGGATCTCGAGGCGGTCGCGCGGTAG
- a CDS encoding methyltransferase domain-containing protein, translating to MGILENKARARLFYKYLSKVYDQVNPFIWTEEMRADALGLLDLEDDMTVLDVGCGTGFATEGLLEHVDEVYALDQSEHQLEQAYAKFGKRAPPVHFHRGDAERLPFATDTFDVVWSSGSIEYWPNPILALREFRRVLKPGGQVLVVGPNYPDNVLAQYLADSIMLFYDEYEADAMFKTAGFEDVKHAFMGPSYDPEVAITTIGRAPE from the coding sequence ATGGGAATTCTCGAGAACAAAGCCCGGGCCCGGCTGTTCTACAAGTACCTCTCGAAGGTCTACGACCAGGTGAACCCCTTCATCTGGACCGAGGAGATGCGCGCGGACGCGCTCGGTCTGCTCGACCTCGAGGACGACATGACGGTACTCGACGTCGGCTGCGGCACCGGCTTCGCGACCGAGGGGCTGCTCGAGCACGTCGACGAAGTCTACGCGCTCGACCAGAGCGAACACCAGCTCGAGCAGGCCTACGCGAAGTTCGGCAAACGGGCGCCGCCGGTCCACTTCCACCGCGGCGACGCCGAGCGACTCCCCTTCGCGACCGACACCTTCGACGTCGTCTGGTCCTCGGGCTCGATCGAGTACTGGCCGAACCCGATTCTCGCCCTCCGGGAGTTCCGCCGCGTGCTGAAACCCGGCGGCCAGGTGCTGGTCGTCGGCCCGAACTACCCCGACAACGTGCTCGCCCAGTATCTGGCCGACTCGATAATGCTGTTTTACGACGAGTACGAGGCCGACGCGATGTTCAAGACCGCCGGCTTCGAGGACGTGAAACACGCGTTCATGGGCCCCTCCTACGATCCGGAAGTCGCGATTACGACGATCGGTCGCGCGCCGGAATAG
- the ahaH gene encoding ATP synthase archaeal subunit H, which translates to MPRPEVLERIQSAESDADEIVAQAEQDRDERIAEARERAEEIRTEADQEAQELKERRLEEAREEIDQECERVLEEGEREREALADRARDRVDEVTDHVVELFQEDVHAQT; encoded by the coding sequence ATGCCGAGGCCAGAGGTTCTCGAACGAATACAGTCGGCGGAGTCGGACGCCGATGAAATCGTCGCACAGGCGGAACAGGACCGCGACGAGCGAATAGCCGAGGCCCGGGAACGAGCCGAGGAGATTCGCACGGAAGCGGACCAAGAGGCACAGGAACTCAAAGAGCGCCGCCTCGAGGAGGCGCGCGAAGAAATCGATCAGGAGTGCGAACGCGTCCTCGAGGAGGGCGAGCGCGAGCGGGAGGCGCTGGCCGACCGCGCGCGGGATCGGGTCGACGAAGTGACCGACCACGTCGTCGAACTGTTCCAGGAGGACGTCCATGCTCAGACCTGA
- a CDS encoding V-type ATP synthase subunit I, with protein MSKVSVAGSKGVMPAVIETIHELNLVHLSDYDGSWEGFDNGNPIEGADDASEKLVTVRALESTLDLADADVEPQRGQLDENWENRLEEIRTRVNELDDQRSDVRDDLRQVEERINRVAPFAELGIDLDLLSGYETIDVVVGEGRVDAIEDALEASDEIRAYETFTGGDVVAVAAAPTDDAGANPIDDALVGVEFTRHEVPDTEKSPSAYVDDLESRKADLESRLEEIDAELAEIRRKEGSFLLQVESELSIEVQRAEAPLQFATTGRAFVAEGWIPTDEYDRLRSALRDAVGDSVEIEELERADYDRHGAHSHTEEVQKGAPAAEDEDDEPSPEADEEPQKAVTDGGSAVTMGDEPPTVQNNPGPARPFEVLVQAVNRPKYSELDPTIFLFLTFPAFFGFMIGDFGYGLLYVAIGAYMATQFDSKGITSLGGVAIWAGLFTMLFGIIYGEIFGLHVLGEWLFGGSDLLPLNKGLEPAAADFALGWMVVSVLAGIVHLNIGYILDFYENLSHGVKDAVFHSGSWLLMLNGIWIWIFSRQAAGTKPGFLFETFASDGPFPIGFTGFPEWVLVTIPLGIADFPLSAPLLVFFIGFALLIISEPVEAVEFIDVIVNVFSYTRMGAVLLAKAGMAFVVNLLFFGAYRDPEGAFHFLRNHEPSYVAEHYGEGAEVIFGGLMHSGTAGLLGGLIILVVGHIVVLALGVTSAGLQAVRLEYVEFFNKFYDGGGEKYEPFGHDRTYSED; from the coding sequence ATGAGCAAGGTCTCGGTGGCCGGTTCCAAGGGCGTCATGCCCGCGGTCATCGAGACGATCCACGAGCTGAACCTCGTTCACCTCTCGGACTACGACGGCTCCTGGGAGGGCTTCGACAACGGCAACCCGATCGAAGGGGCGGACGACGCCTCCGAGAAGCTGGTGACCGTTCGCGCCCTCGAGAGCACGCTCGACCTCGCGGATGCCGACGTCGAACCCCAGCGGGGACAGCTCGACGAAAACTGGGAGAACCGGCTCGAGGAGATCCGCACGCGGGTCAACGAGCTCGACGACCAGCGCAGCGACGTGCGCGACGACCTGCGGCAGGTCGAGGAGCGAATCAACCGCGTCGCACCGTTCGCGGAGTTGGGCATCGACCTCGACCTGCTGTCGGGGTACGAGACGATCGACGTCGTCGTCGGCGAGGGCCGCGTCGACGCGATCGAGGACGCTCTCGAAGCGTCCGACGAGATCCGCGCGTACGAGACGTTCACCGGCGGCGACGTCGTCGCCGTCGCGGCCGCGCCGACCGACGACGCCGGCGCGAACCCGATCGACGACGCGCTCGTCGGCGTCGAGTTCACCCGTCACGAGGTGCCAGACACCGAGAAGAGCCCGTCGGCCTACGTCGACGACCTCGAGTCGCGCAAGGCCGACCTCGAGTCGCGTCTCGAGGAGATCGACGCCGAACTCGCGGAGATCCGCCGCAAGGAGGGATCGTTCCTCCTGCAGGTCGAATCGGAACTGTCGATCGAGGTCCAGCGCGCGGAGGCGCCGCTGCAGTTCGCGACGACGGGCCGCGCGTTCGTCGCCGAGGGCTGGATCCCGACCGACGAGTACGACCGACTCCGCTCCGCGCTGCGGGACGCAGTCGGCGATAGCGTCGAGATCGAGGAGTTAGAGCGGGCCGACTACGACCGTCACGGCGCTCACTCCCACACGGAAGAGGTTCAGAAGGGCGCACCCGCCGCCGAAGACGAGGACGACGAACCGTCCCCCGAGGCCGACGAGGAGCCCCAGAAGGCCGTCACCGACGGCGGCTCCGCGGTGACGATGGGCGACGAACCGCCGACGGTCCAGAACAACCCCGGACCGGCCAGGCCGTTCGAGGTGCTGGTCCAGGCGGTCAACCGTCCCAAGTACAGCGAACTCGACCCGACGATCTTCCTGTTCCTGACGTTCCCGGCGTTCTTCGGGTTCATGATCGGGGACTTCGGGTACGGGCTCCTGTACGTCGCCATCGGCGCGTACATGGCTACGCAGTTCGACAGTAAGGGCATCACCAGCCTCGGCGGCGTCGCCATCTGGGCCGGCTTGTTCACGATGCTGTTCGGCATCATCTACGGCGAGATCTTCGGGCTGCACGTACTCGGCGAGTGGCTCTTCGGCGGGAGCGACCTCCTGCCGCTCAACAAGGGTCTCGAGCCGGCGGCAGCCGACTTCGCGCTCGGGTGGATGGTCGTGAGCGTGCTCGCCGGGATCGTCCACCTGAACATCGGGTACATCCTGGACTTCTACGAGAACCTCAGCCACGGCGTCAAGGACGCCGTCTTCCACAGCGGCTCGTGGCTCCTGATGCTCAACGGCATCTGGATCTGGATCTTCTCGCGACAGGCAGCGGGCACGAAGCCCGGTTTCCTGTTCGAGACGTTCGCGAGCGACGGCCCGTTCCCCATCGGGTTCACCGGCTTCCCGGAGTGGGTGCTCGTGACGATCCCGCTGGGGATCGCCGACTTCCCGCTCTCGGCGCCGCTGCTCGTCTTCTTCATCGGGTTCGCGCTGCTCATCATCAGCGAACCGGTCGAAGCGGTCGAGTTCATCGACGTCATCGTCAACGTCTTCTCGTACACCCGAATGGGCGCAGTGTTGCTCGCGAAGGCCGGGATGGCCTTCGTCGTCAACCTGCTGTTCTTCGGGGCGTACCGGGACCCGGAGGGCGCATTCCACTTCCTGCGGAACCACGAACCGAGCTACGTCGCCGAACACTACGGCGAAGGCGCCGAGGTCATCTTCGGCGGCCTCATGCACTCGGGGACCGCAGGGCTGCTCGGCGGTCTGATCATTCTAGTGGTCGGACACATCGTCGTGCTAGCGCTTGGCGTGACAAGCGCCGGCTTACAGGCTGTGCGCCTCGAGTACGTCGAGTTCTTTAACAAGTTTTATGATGGCGGTGGGGAGAAATACGAACCGTTCGGACACGATCGAACCTACAGCGAGGACTAA
- a CDS encoding V-type ATP synthase subunit E — protein MSLDTVVEDIREEAHARAEEIRAEGESRADEIESAAEEDAEATLEEAEREVDREIDQLREQRLSSAKLEAKQKRLEARRDVLGEVREQVEEELASLDGNTREELTRALLEAAGTEFDAGDDVSVYGREDDRELIESILEDDAFDGYEYAGERDCLGGVVVESDQSRVRVNNTFDSVLEDVWEDNLQAISNRLFEQ, from the coding sequence ATGAGTTTGGACACAGTCGTTGAAGACATTCGGGAAGAGGCCCACGCGCGTGCGGAGGAAATCCGTGCCGAGGGCGAGTCTCGAGCCGACGAGATCGAGTCGGCCGCCGAGGAAGACGCCGAGGCGACCCTCGAGGAGGCCGAGCGGGAGGTCGACCGCGAGATCGACCAACTGCGCGAACAGCGCCTCTCCAGCGCGAAGCTGGAGGCGAAACAGAAGCGCCTGGAGGCGCGCCGCGACGTCCTCGGCGAGGTCCGCGAGCAGGTCGAGGAAGAACTCGCCTCGCTCGACGGGAACACCCGCGAGGAGCTCACCCGCGCCCTGCTCGAGGCCGCCGGCACCGAGTTCGACGCGGGCGACGACGTCAGCGTCTACGGTCGCGAGGACGACCGGGAGCTGATCGAGTCGATCCTCGAGGACGACGCGTTCGACGGCTACGAGTACGCCGGCGAGCGCGACTGCCTCGGCGGCGTCGTCGTCGAGAGCGACCAGTCCCGCGTCCGGGTCAACAACACGTTCGACTCGGTGCTCGAGGACGTCTGGGAGGACAACCTCCAGGCAATCAGCAACCGACTCTTCGAACAATGA
- a CDS encoding V-type ATP synthase subunit C: MSLGASNTEYVNARVRSRRAKLFDDEDYRKLVRMGPSEIARFMEESEYEREINELGARFSGVDLIEYALNRNLAKHFQDLLDWAEGRLYDLISRYLRKFDVWNVKTIIRGIYTDTPAEGIQTDLIRAGELDDATLDRLLEVDEIEDVVELLSDTIYYEPLSEGLEEFEETGTLVPLENALDREFYEHLLDDLGRPEEGPEAKYVEFLEAEIDFRNARNALRLARSGADLDPAAYYIAGGVLFDESELSRLVADYDELVDHIDDSRYGDRLSGALDQLRDADSLIQFEHALDAALLEYADTLSSIYPVSVSAVLSYILAKEREVENIRAIARGREVGLDESEIEEELVIL, from the coding sequence ATGAGCCTCGGTGCCTCGAACACGGAGTACGTCAACGCTCGCGTTCGGTCGCGACGAGCCAAGCTGTTCGACGACGAGGATTACCGCAAGCTGGTCCGGATGGGACCGAGCGAGATCGCTCGGTTCATGGAGGAGTCGGAGTACGAACGCGAGATCAACGAGCTCGGGGCACGCTTTTCGGGAGTCGATCTGATCGAGTACGCGTTGAACCGCAACCTCGCGAAGCACTTCCAGGACCTGCTGGACTGGGCGGAGGGACGGCTCTACGACCTGATCAGCCGGTACCTCCGGAAGTTCGACGTCTGGAACGTCAAGACGATTATCCGCGGGATCTACACCGACACGCCCGCGGAGGGAATCCAGACGGACCTCATCCGCGCCGGCGAACTCGACGACGCGACGCTCGATCGGCTGCTCGAGGTCGACGAGATCGAAGACGTCGTCGAACTCCTCTCGGACACCATCTACTACGAGCCGCTCTCGGAGGGGCTCGAGGAGTTCGAGGAGACCGGGACTCTCGTCCCGCTCGAGAACGCCCTCGACCGGGAGTTCTACGAGCACCTGCTCGACGACCTCGGCCGTCCCGAGGAGGGGCCGGAAGCGAAGTACGTCGAGTTCCTGGAAGCGGAGATCGACTTCCGCAACGCCCGCAACGCCCTGCGGCTCGCTCGCAGCGGTGCCGACCTCGATCCCGCGGCCTACTACATCGCGGGCGGCGTGCTGTTCGACGAGTCGGAGCTGAGTCGGCTCGTCGCCGACTACGACGAACTCGTCGACCACATCGACGACAGTCGGTACGGCGACCGGCTCTCGGGCGCGCTGGATCAGCTGCGCGACGCTGACAGCCTTATCCAGTTCGAGCACGCACTAGACGCTGCGCTGCTCGAGTACGCGGACACGCTCTCGAGCATCTATCCGGTGTCGGTGTCGGCCGTGCTGTCGTACATCCTCGCGAAGGAGCGCGAGGTCGAGAACATCCGCGCGATCGCGCGGGGCCGCGAGGTCGGGCTCGACGAGAGCGAGATCGAAGAGGAGCTGGTGATCCTATGA
- a CDS encoding V-type ATP synthase subunit F: MSQEIAVVGSPEFTTGFRLAGVRRFENVPDDEKGTDLDDAVTDVLNDDDVGIVVMHDDDLEYLSRGVRQDVETSVEPVVVTIGSGTGGGGLRDQIKRAIGIDLMEEDEES, from the coding sequence ATGAGCCAGGAAATCGCAGTCGTCGGCAGTCCGGAGTTTACGACCGGCTTCCGCCTCGCGGGAGTCCGTCGCTTCGAGAACGTCCCGGACGACGAGAAAGGCACAGACTTAGACGACGCCGTCACGGACGTCTTGAACGACGACGACGTCGGTATCGTCGTCATGCACGACGACGACCTCGAGTACCTCTCTCGAGGCGTTCGCCAGGACGTCGAGACGAGCGTCGAGCCGGTCGTCGTCACCATCGGGAGCGGCACCGGTGGCGGCGGACTCCGCGACCAGATCAAGCGTGCGATCGGTATCGACCTGATGGAAGAGGACGAAGAGAGCTAA